Part of the Deinococcus cellulosilyticus NBRC 106333 = KACC 11606 genome is shown below.
CCTGATCGCCGTCCTGTTTCCATTCCCGCTTGACCAGCAGTTCCACCCCCATGCCCAGTGGAAAGGACAGCACAATGGTTTGCAGCATGTCGCAGGACAGGATGGTGAACCGGGATGTTGTGCCATCTTTGTGGTTGATGGTCCCGCTGTTTCCCTGCCTGAACGGTCCAGACAGTTCGGCACTCTGGACGGTGCTGTCCCAGCGAGGCCAGTGTTTGGGGTTGATCCAGAGTTGCCAGATGGTCTGGGCGGATGCGCTGGTTTTGGCAGAGAAACTGCAGATGTGCATGGTTGACCTTCCTGTTCTGTGGAGCTTTGCATTCAGTTTAGAAGTCACTTTCTTTCGTGTTTATTACTGGGCTTAGGTTTTAATTACGGTCTGGTTACACAAAAAACATAGTTCTTTACAATAACAAAAGTGGATGTAAAACAATTTAATCTGACAGCTTTCCAGCGTTCAGTCAGGGTGTCCTTCCTGATCCATTCCAAAAGCAAGCATCCGCAGATTGTGTCTCCGACACACGGTCTTTTGCAGGCAGCACCCTGATCAGGGAGGCTCGATGGGGCACTTCTCTCCTTGAACCCAGTACAAGGGCTCATCTGAACCTTTTCGGCTTCCCTTTCCGTATCTCCCACAGAAAGGAGGAAGTGCTCTTGAAAAGACTTCCACTCATGGTTCTGCTGTCTGGCATGGGCTTTGCATCACCGTTGCAATACACCATCACCGGCCAGCCTGCTGCAAACTTCAATTTTCGGGTCACCCTGATCCCCGTGCCAGGAAGCACCAGCAAAGTGCAGGCAGACCTCAAATTTGATCCCACGGATCTGCAAAAGGTCACTGGAAGTGTGCGGGTGGACCTGCGCCATCTGGACACAGGAATCTCCCTGCGCGATGACCATGCCCGCAACTTTCTGGAGGTCGCCAGTCACCCCAGAGCGGAATTCAAGATCTCCAGAATCACTGGCATCAAAAAACTCATCTCGGGGCAGGAATTGCAGGGCTTTGCAGAAGGCAGTTTTCTGCTCAAAGGCATCCTGCGTCCCCTGAAGGCCCCCATCAAAATCCGTTTTGACGGCAAGACCGTGCAGGTGAGCACCCACTTCGATGTGGTGCTGAAAGACCACGGCATCCAGGTTCCCGGCGCAGATGACGCCACCGATGTGATGGTCATGTTCAACCTCAAACCCCGATAAACCACCCCACAAATCAAAGATTGACTCTCCCCTTCCCCAGAAGGGGCAGGCCAACACGTGTCAAGAAAGGCATCCCCATGAAAAACACCCTGAAAATCCTTTTTGCCCTCAGCCTCTCCACCCTCGCCCTCCCCGCTGTGGTCTACGCCCAGAACGGCATGAAGCAGACTGAAATGAAACAGGGCACCATGATGCAGGAACAGCTCACCTTCAAGAGCCTCCATGCCCCCACCCAGGGAAGGGTGTCCTTCCAGAAAAACCCCGATGGCACCTCCACCCTGATGATCAAAGGCCTGAAAACGGAAGCTGCCCCCGACCTCAAAGTGTGGCTTTACAAAAAAGCCGTTCAGGACGCAGCAGACATCAAGAAGGCCAGCGGACAATACGTGGTGGTCGGAGGCCTGAAAACCTTCTCAGGGAACTTCTCCTTCAAACTTCCCAAAAGCGTGAAACCCGACGACTTCCAGAGTGTGGTGTTGTGGTGCGATCTGGTGTCCACTGCGTTCGGGGTGGCGAATCTGCGGTAGATCCCCCCTGCCTGACGCTTCAGGCTGTCCCCCCGACAAAGTTGGGGGGACAGTTTCGAGTGAAACGAGAAACAGGGGGCTGATCCTATGCCGTCAGCACCATTGGCTGCCCCCTGGTGATCACCACCGTATGCTCGTAGTGGGCACTGAGGCTTCCATCGGTGGTGGAAAGGGTCCAACCGTCCCTGAGTGTTTTGACGCGACCCCTTTTGCCTGCGCTGATCAGGGGCTCAATGGCGAGCACCAGACCTTCGTGCAGGGGGTAACGGTCTCGGGGGTGGTAGTAGTTCAGCACCGAGGGTTCCTCGTGAATGGTTCTGCCCACACTGTGCCCGGAAAGCTCCCGCAGGACAGTGAATCCTCTGGCCGTGACTTCACGCTCGATGGCCTGCCCGATCACATGGATGGGTTTTCCAGCCGTGGCAACTTTCATGGCGGCCTGGAAAGCGGCTTCTGCACAGGCAATCAATTTGAGGGCCTGGGGGGAAGCGGGAGGGACAGCCACGGTGATGGCGGCATCTGCAATGTAGCCATCGACAATGGGGGTGACATCCAGTTTGACAACATCTCCAGCCTGCAGAGGTCGAGTGGTGGGGAGGCCATGCACAACATCTTCATTCACGCTGATGAAGGCATGCACTGGAGCACCATACACCTGCCTGGGTGCAGAAATGGCCCCATACTTCTGGAAGACCTGCCCGCACAGTTCGTTGAGTTCGGCGGGGGTCACCCCGGGCTCTATGGCCTCTTTCATGACCCTGAGGGCCTCTGCAACCACCTTGCCTGCGTGCTGCATTCCCTGCAGGTCGTGTTCTGAATCAATGGACATTGGGTGCACTCCTTTGAACTTTTACGGGGGTCTGTTTCGTATCTTCTGAATAAGGAGATTGGATGCTCACCTTCCCTGCCCGTACACTGATGAAGATGCCTACACCCATTTCAGACGCTGAGCTCATTGTACGGTTTGAGAAGCGGGATGAAAGTGCGCTTTCAGAATTGTACGACCGGTATGTGAATGCCGCATATGGTCTGGCCCTCAGGACCCTTGAGGACCAGGACGCTGCCCAGGAAGTGGTGCAGGATGCTTTTCTGAAAATCTGGAACCAGCCCAGAAGCTTTGATCCCTCCAGGGCCAGCTTTGCTGCCTTTTTCATGACCATGGTGCGCAATCTGGCCATTGACACCCTGCGCAAACGCAAGTACGAGGGAGACATCTACAACGAGGAAGGCGAACTCCTGCCTTTTGAGGACCAGAACCTGTCTCTGCAGGAACGTGCAGAACTGGGTGCCCTCGGAGACAGGGTCAGGCATGCACTGTCCCAGTTGAGTGCTGCCCACAGGGAAACCGTCGAGCGAGCCTACTTCAAAGGAGAGTCCAGAGAGGAAATCGCGCTGGCCATGGGGGTTCCGGTGGGCACCGTGAAAAGCCGCCTGAAATACGCCCTGGACCGCCTGAAAGACCACCTGAAAGGAATTGCGGATGAAGTGTGAGGATGCCCAGCTGAGAATCTCCGATTTGCTGTCGCAGGGCCGTGCTGCAGACAGTGATCCGGAGGTGCTTGCTCACCTTGAATCCTGTCCAGAGTGTCAGATCTACGCACAGGACCTCTCGGAAGTGATGATGGGGTTGCTTCACGTTGAACCTGTTGAAGCCCCTTCTGGCCTCAAAGACCGCATTTTCTCGAAGTTGCATGGCGGCCTCAGCTGTGAACAGGCCCAGACCCTGGTGGTGGACCGCATCACGGGGGGCATCGAAACCAGCGATGAGACGGCTCTGCAGCAGCACCTTGATGAATGCCAGGGTTGCCAGGATTATGCACAGGACATGGATCTGGTGGTCACAGCCCTTCCACACAGTGCCCCTGACCTGAGGCCTCCTCCAGACTTGAAAAATCAGGTGCTGAAACAGGTCCGTGAAGGCAGTTCCAGAAAACCGTCACGGCAGTTGCAATGGTGGGGTCTGGGTCTGGCCGCCACGGTCACAGGTGTGCTGTGGGCCGGAGGTCTGCTTTCCCCCTCGGCCAGTGCAGGACTTGCTCCTGACCCCAGTGTGGTGGTCAGTGCAGGGGAAACGGTGGTGTTTGCCAACAGCAGCAAAGACGCTGCACCAATTGTGATCCTCAACCAGGACGGCAAAGCCACTGGCCTGAAACTTCAGATGGATGAGGTTCCCTATTTTACCGAGGGGGTGGCAGCGGGGCCTCGCGTTTATCTGCTGGACACTGCAAACCAGCATTTGATCGTGGTGAATCTGGAATCCCGTCGGGTGGAACGCACCCACAAGGTGCACGCAGGGGCAAGTGGCCTCAGTGTGCGAAATGGGCAGATTTTCGTGAAGTGTGCCCTCAGCGGGTTTCTGACCTCCATCCGGGAAGACGGATTTGTCACCGAAATCAAACTGGCTGCCACCCGTGAAATTCCCAGAGAGGAATTCATGGATGCGGTGCTGCAAAAAGACAACCTGCTGCTGGTCACCCACCACATGCGCGGCAAGGTCTTTCTGGTGAACCCGGACACCCTGCAGGTGCACAACACCCTGGATGTGGGAGGTGAACCCGTGGCCCTCAGCCCTTATGGTGACCGTGTGCTGGTGCTGGACCACGCAGGAAGGCTGCTGGAACTCACGGGCAACAAGATCACCCGTGAACTTGCACTGGAAGGGCACCCAGACAAGATGACCATTGCCAGTGGTCAGGCCTACCTCTCAGACCGTTCAGGACAGGTGAGCAAGGTGGATCTGGTCCAGTGGAAGGTGGTCAAAACCGCACAGTTCGGGACCCCCATGGACATTGAAACCATGCCTGGAGGAAAACTGCTCCTGGCAGATGCCAGACAGGGCATCAACATGCTGGACAGCAACCTGCAGGTGATGGAACAGGTGGAGTGATGCAAGTTCACAGTTGACAGTTCACAGCACCCAGCAAGAACTGTTTTCCCAGAACGCAACAGTTTCATCGATATCATTTTCGATCTTGCACCAAAAAAGAGGCAACATTTCAACAGGGCTGCATCCTCAGTCAGGTGTGCAGCCCACCTTGATGACTTCTGACTCAGTGGGTCTGGCCCGTGTACAGCGGATCAGCGATGGGGATGCTGACGGTCCAGCCACTCATTTCCTGCAGCAGGGCCTCCACATCCTGTGGGTTGAAGTTGGGCTGGCGGTCACCCACCACCAGGCCTGGAAGCTCACGCACCATGCTTTTGCGCATTCTGTACTGGTTTTCTTTGACAAAAGCCTGCGCGGCACGAGAACGGGTGCAGCCCTGAAGGGTGGAGAGCTGTTCTCCCTTCAGGTTCTGGTACAGTCGTCGGTATTTTGAGGCATTCCAGTGCTGCTCTGGACGGGCATAGAGGGAGTCCACGAAAGTGCTGGCAAGCGCAGAATCGTGTTTTTGCAGGCAATACAGAAAACGGCTCCCTGCCTCGCTGTCTTTCCCCAGAATGCCCACATCCACGTAATAATAAACAGCCCTCCCGGAACGCACATGCTGCTCGATGGCCTCTCTGTACACTTTCTGGTGCAAGGCCTGGCATGCTTTGCAGTTGAAGTCTCCAAACTCAACGATCACAATGTTGCTTTCTTTGTTTCCCCACATGGGGGAACGGCTGAGAAAGGCATCTCTGGCAGCCTCCCTCTGTTCATCAAGGGCCACAGAGTACACGCCTGCCGTTCCACCCATCGCCATCATCAGCACCAGTGAAAAAAACAGTCCAAACCAGCTTGAATGCCTCAGGTTCCACAATCCACTTGCAAAGCTCAACACGTTTTCATGTTAAGGGAAAGGAGGGTTTTCTGGATGGGCCATAATATACATTCCAGAAGAACACAACATCCGCAATTGAGCCAGGAAGCCCAGAGACCTCAGAGGTCCAAAAAGGTGTCTCTGGTCAGTTGAATTGGACCATCAATGTGCACCACTGCCCGATTTTCTGCTGGGTGAGATTTTGGGTCCACTACAATAGTATGATGCTTACAGAAAAACGAACTGAAAGTCAGCCTTCAGTTCTGAAGAGGACCCCATGCGTTTACGACTTGACCCCTGGAGTGCAGACCAGCCGCAAATTCAGACCCTGGAACCCCAGACCAAGGCTTTCATTCACTTCATGGAAGGTCCGGACTGGGAAGCCATTCCCTGTACACCCATTCCAGAGAGCCTGGAGTACGTTTACATTGTGGACGGCACCCGTCAGCTTTATGCCAACGTCACCATTGAGGATGGGGACCGGATGGTGTTTGGAGGGCTGGGGGCTGTTGCCACAGGTGCGGTCGAGCTGCATCCCCATGGGCGTCGCCCGGCCCAACTGAACTACCTGGATTGTCAGCGGATTCTGGTGGCGGGCGGAGGGTATCAGGCACAGCCCCTCAGGCTTGCTGCCCTTGCTGGACAGTGCCCTGAATTGATCTTCACCCCCCACACCGAGCAACCCAATGAAATTCACACTCCCCTGAGCGGCCTGCAGCATCTCATGTTGACCATGGAACAACAGCTGTCCCACGACCTGAGTTCTGACATTGAAGAGGTGTCTGTTCAGCCCATTCAACTGAAAAGCCTGGTGTTTCAGGACGGCAGCCTGCGGCGAGACAACCCTGAGAAACTGGTGTTTGGCATTGTGAAAACCCAGTACACCCACTTTCTGCCCCCCACAGAGCAGAGGCTGCTCTCGCAGTTGAAACCAAAGGAACGCACCCCCATCTTCTACCTCAGGTATGAGGGCAAATCCTACGCCCGTTACTCGTGGTATGTGCGTCTGGCCGCCATGCCTCCCTACATGCAATCTTATGGGGGTCTGGTGCGGGTCGAGGCCTACGCCCCCAGCGAGCACGAGGACCTGCCCCCTGCCATCAAACTGGTTGCAGATTTTTCGGGTGAGTTGCTGTGCAGGCTTGCCAGCGAGTCTTTCAAGGACAGACGCGCTCCCCAGAACCTGATCCCCACAGGTGCCCTGGAGAAAGAACTGAAGCGCAGGCTGGGAGCAAAAGACATCATTGAGCGCCGCATCCGTCAGTTTCTGATGGAGGAATTTGCAGCAAACCAGCTGTTGTGAGCACAGGGTCCCCTCCCCCGGCTGGATGGTGCACTGTGTCTCAAACAAGGCAGGGTTTTCGAAAGAAAATCATGCATGAGCCTGCAAAAATACCTTGAGCGCATCGAATGCCAAGTGCGTCCACCCTCACTGGATCACCTTTCAGAGCTGCAGCAAAAACACCTGCAACACCTGCCCTTCGAGACCCTCAGCCTGCATCTGGGGCAGCCCATTGAACTGAACATTGATGCCCTGCTGGAAAAAATCCTTGATCGAAAAAGAGGCGGTTTCTGCTACGAGCTGAACAGTGCCTTTGCATGGCTGCTGAAAAGTCTCGGTTACGATGTGCGCCTGATCATGAGCCAGCCTTTCAAGGGTGATGGCACCCTGGCCCCTCCTTTCGCCCATCTGGCCCTGAAAGTGGTGCTGGATGGACAGGCTTATCTGGTGGATGTGGGCTTCAATGATGGCAGCGTGCATCCTTTCCCGATCCTGGAAGGACATGTTGAAAACGGATGCACCCTGCAAAAAGAAGGAGAGGTCTGGACCTACATCGATCTGGAACGTGAAAAGAACCTTTACGTCTTCACAGAGCAGGAACATCCCCTCGAGGATTTCTTTGAAATGTGCACTTACTACTCCAACTCTGCAGAATCTGGCTTCAGAAAGAA
Proteins encoded:
- a CDS encoding DsbA family protein → MLSFASGLWNLRHSSWFGLFFSLVLMMAMGGTAGVYSVALDEQREAARDAFLSRSPMWGNKESNIVIVEFGDFNCKACQALHQKVYREAIEQHVRSGRAVYYYVDVGILGKDSEAGSRFLYCLQKHDSALASTFVDSLYARPEQHWNASKYRRLYQNLKGEQLSTLQGCTRSRAAQAFVKENQYRMRKSMVRELPGLVVGDRQPNFNPQDVEALLQEMSGWTVSIPIADPLYTGQTH
- a CDS encoding arylamine N-acetyltransferase family protein; this translates as MSLQKYLERIECQVRPPSLDHLSELQQKHLQHLPFETLSLHLGQPIELNIDALLEKILDRKRGGFCYELNSAFAWLLKSLGYDVRLIMSQPFKGDGTLAPPFAHLALKVVLDGQAYLVDVGFNDGSVHPFPILEGHVENGCTLQKEGEVWTYIDLEREKNLYVFTEQEHPLEDFFEMCTYYSNSAESGFRKKMFCGFQVQGRKDYLTDHKWVEGSSERLLDEQEFASKLRDFYGVPLDDAEIQTLYAACLQRAREVSPVN
- a CDS encoding DM13 domain-containing protein; the encoded protein is MKNTLKILFALSLSTLALPAVVYAQNGMKQTEMKQGTMMQEQLTFKSLHAPTQGRVSFQKNPDGTSTLMIKGLKTEAAPDLKVWLYKKAVQDAADIKKASGQYVVVGGLKTFSGNFSFKLPKSVKPDDFQSVVLWCDLVSTAFGVANLR
- a CDS encoding DNA double-strand break repair nuclease NurA, which translates into the protein MRLRLDPWSADQPQIQTLEPQTKAFIHFMEGPDWEAIPCTPIPESLEYVYIVDGTRQLYANVTIEDGDRMVFGGLGAVATGAVELHPHGRRPAQLNYLDCQRILVAGGGYQAQPLRLAALAGQCPELIFTPHTEQPNEIHTPLSGLQHLMLTMEQQLSHDLSSDIEEVSVQPIQLKSLVFQDGSLRRDNPEKLVFGIVKTQYTHFLPPTEQRLLSQLKPKERTPIFYLRYEGKSYARYSWYVRLAAMPPYMQSYGGLVRVEAYAPSEHEDLPPAIKLVADFSGELLCRLASESFKDRRAPQNLIPTGALEKELKRRLGAKDIIERRIRQFLMEEFAANQLL
- the map gene encoding type I methionyl aminopeptidase, which translates into the protein MSIDSEHDLQGMQHAGKVVAEALRVMKEAIEPGVTPAELNELCGQVFQKYGAISAPRQVYGAPVHAFISVNEDVVHGLPTTRPLQAGDVVKLDVTPIVDGYIADAAITVAVPPASPQALKLIACAEAAFQAAMKVATAGKPIHVIGQAIEREVTARGFTVLRELSGHSVGRTIHEEPSVLNYYHPRDRYPLHEGLVLAIEPLISAGKRGRVKTLRDGWTLSTTDGSLSAHYEHTVVITRGQPMVLTA
- a CDS encoding RNA polymerase sigma factor — its product is MPTPISDAELIVRFEKRDESALSELYDRYVNAAYGLALRTLEDQDAAQEVVQDAFLKIWNQPRSFDPSRASFAAFFMTMVRNLAIDTLRKRKYEGDIYNEEGELLPFEDQNLSLQERAELGALGDRVRHALSQLSAAHRETVERAYFKGESREEIALAMGVPVGTVKSRLKYALDRLKDHLKGIADEV
- a CDS encoding YceI family protein, translating into MKRLPLMVLLSGMGFASPLQYTITGQPAANFNFRVTLIPVPGSTSKVQADLKFDPTDLQKVTGSVRVDLRHLDTGISLRDDHARNFLEVASHPRAEFKISRITGIKKLISGQELQGFAEGSFLLKGILRPLKAPIKIRFDGKTVQVSTHFDVVLKDHGIQVPGADDATDVMVMFNLKPR
- a CDS encoding zf-HC2 domain-containing protein, coding for MKCEDAQLRISDLLSQGRAADSDPEVLAHLESCPECQIYAQDLSEVMMGLLHVEPVEAPSGLKDRIFSKLHGGLSCEQAQTLVVDRITGGIETSDETALQQHLDECQGCQDYAQDMDLVVTALPHSAPDLRPPPDLKNQVLKQVREGSSRKPSRQLQWWGLGLAATVTGVLWAGGLLSPSASAGLAPDPSVVVSAGETVVFANSSKDAAPIVILNQDGKATGLKLQMDEVPYFTEGVAAGPRVYLLDTANQHLIVVNLESRRVERTHKVHAGASGLSVRNGQIFVKCALSGFLTSIREDGFVTEIKLAATREIPREEFMDAVLQKDNLLLVTHHMRGKVFLVNPDTLQVHNTLDVGGEPVALSPYGDRVLVLDHAGRLLELTGNKITRELALEGHPDKMTIASGQAYLSDRSGQVSKVDLVQWKVVKTAQFGTPMDIETMPGGKLLLADARQGINMLDSNLQVMEQVE